In Juglans microcarpa x Juglans regia isolate MS1-56 chromosome 8D, Jm3101_v1.0, whole genome shotgun sequence, the following are encoded in one genomic region:
- the LOC121242934 gene encoding uncharacterized protein LOC121242934, whose amino-acid sequence MATEDFSFPIIGNAFLCSIGSPQLWQLSPAASPDSCSHEEHVEDCFAPEPIKNSQRGSFSCAEDGGKEVNDGKDDDNENDNDDDEEEKMDMLWEEYFNEELSRSSTSRSNTFSSRDMVELGSVKPLTRKPGMLSIMKVFKKLLLLHKNSHGKPKMTRN is encoded by the coding sequence ATGGCCACAGAAGATTTCAGCTTCCCCATAATCGGGAACGCCTTCCTATGCAGCATCGGTTCGCCGCAGTTGTGGCAACTCTCTCCGGCAGCCTCTCCAGACTCTTGCAGCCATGAAGAACATGTGGAAGATTGTTTTGCACCAGAACCAATCAAGAACAGCCAAAGAGGGAGCTTCTCATGTGCAGAGGATGGTGGAAAAGAGGTGAATGATGGGAAGGATGACGACAACGAAAACGACAACGACGATGATGAAGAGGAGAAGATGGACATGTTGTGGGAGGAATATTTCAATGAAGAGTTGTCAAGAAGTTCTACGTCAAGATCCAATACTTTTTCTTCCAGAGATATGGTGGAATTGGGCAGTGTTAAGCCATTGACTAGGAAGCCAGGCATGCTGTCGATCATGAAGGTGTTCAAGAAGCTTCTCTTGCTCCATAAAAATTCTCATGGAAAGCCCAAAATGACTCGAAATTAG